A window of the Lysinibacillus irui genome harbors these coding sequences:
- the hepT gene encoding heptaprenyl diphosphate synthase component II, translated as MEKMKLKLLYSDLKSDIDIIERELEKAVDSSSYLINDASLHLLQAGGKRIRPIFVLLGAKFGDYDIEKMKDVAVPLELIHMASLVHDDVIDDSDMRRGRPTVKSQWNNRVAMYTGDFIFARALEYITKLEDPLVHQILARTMVEIVNGEVIQIEDKFRLDQGLKDYFRRIKRKTALLISSSCELGAVAAGVDAKTVRHLKRFGYFVGMSFQIIDDVLDIMATDKELGKPAGSDLLQGNITLPILLLKDDPEMQPYLVKVFAGTLTEAERQNMLQYVRKSHAIEQANRMSDKYLKKALQEIDALPKHPVKKKLRDVALFMGKRKF; from the coding sequence GTGGAAAAGATGAAGTTAAAACTACTCTATTCCGATTTGAAATCAGATATTGATATCATTGAACGAGAGTTAGAAAAAGCAGTGGACTCATCTTCATATTTGATCAACGATGCTTCTCTCCATTTATTACAAGCTGGTGGCAAACGGATACGACCAATTTTTGTGTTATTAGGTGCAAAATTTGGCGATTATGATATTGAGAAGATGAAGGATGTAGCGGTGCCTTTAGAGCTCATTCATATGGCATCACTTGTGCATGATGATGTTATTGATGATTCCGATATGCGAAGAGGACGCCCGACTGTCAAATCACAATGGAATAATAGGGTAGCAATGTACACGGGCGATTTTATTTTTGCACGTGCGCTAGAATATATTACAAAGCTTGAAGACCCACTTGTTCATCAAATTTTAGCACGTACCATGGTAGAGATTGTTAACGGTGAAGTCATTCAAATTGAAGATAAATTTAGATTAGATCAGGGCTTAAAAGATTATTTTAGAAGAATCAAACGTAAAACGGCATTACTTATTTCCTCTAGCTGTGAGCTGGGGGCGGTCGCTGCAGGCGTTGATGCAAAAACAGTGAGACATTTAAAGCGCTTCGGCTACTTTGTGGGCATGAGCTTCCAAATTATCGATGATGTTTTAGATATTATGGCAACAGATAAAGAATTAGGTAAACCCGCGGGTAGTGATTTGTTGCAGGGCAATATTACCTTACCGATCTTATTACTGAAAGATGATCCAGAGATGCAACCTTATTTAGTTAAAGTATTTGCAGGTACACTAACAGAAGCGGAACGTCAAAATATGTTGCAATATGTGCGTAAATCTCATGCAATTGAACAAGCTAATCGTATGAGTGATAAATATTTGAAAAAAGCCTTACAAGAAATAGATGCTTTACCAAAACATCCAGTTAAGAAAAAGCTGCGAGATGTTGCATTGTTTATGGGTAAGCGCAAATTCTAG
- the spoIVA gene encoding stage IV sporulation protein A, whose translation MSEAVFREIAERTNGDVYIGVVGPVRVGKSTFVKKVMESVVLPNILDETERMRAQDELPQSSPGPVIMTAEPKFVPAQATRIVVGDDEMPFQIRLADCVGYIIEGTKGYEDENGPKYVHTPWHTEPIPFQEAAKIGTDKVIRDHANIGIVVTTDGTVNGISRRAAEKAEEEIVEQLKEIGKPFVILLNCQMPAREETVQLRNELFERYNVPVIAMSIDQMRETDIQYILQEALFEFPIRTIEVEKPDWLDVLDATHPLNVALIDSMEEVLSSVMKIRDVQQASDAFKAIDFIDQSEVVHVDAGVGTAVIRVSLQGELYKSVCNEWLEEPIETKKDWLLFIKEAAEAKEAQKRFKSAIHDADTTGYGVTLPMMQEFEPTAPELIKQNNFFGVRMKAKAPSYHIIRVDMESEFAPLIGSEFHSQQLLKDLNHAYLHDREALWNTQLFGTPLHEVLKEGIRYKMDAVPPTAKKRMRQTIERMVNEGDRGLVTFIL comes from the coding sequence TTGAGTGAAGCAGTATTTAGAGAAATTGCAGAGCGCACAAATGGCGATGTTTATATTGGTGTTGTCGGTCCAGTACGTGTAGGTAAATCAACATTTGTAAAAAAGGTAATGGAATCAGTCGTGTTACCAAACATTCTGGATGAGACGGAAAGAATGCGAGCACAAGATGAGTTGCCACAAAGTTCACCGGGGCCAGTCATTATGACTGCTGAGCCGAAGTTTGTGCCTGCCCAAGCAACACGTATTGTGGTCGGTGATGATGAGATGCCATTCCAAATCCGTTTGGCAGATTGCGTTGGTTATATTATCGAAGGAACGAAAGGCTATGAGGATGAAAATGGACCAAAATATGTTCATACTCCTTGGCATACAGAGCCGATTCCATTCCAGGAAGCAGCTAAAATTGGCACAGATAAGGTAATTCGTGATCATGCAAATATCGGTATTGTCGTAACCACTGATGGTACTGTGAACGGGATTAGCCGCCGTGCCGCAGAGAAGGCAGAGGAAGAAATTGTTGAGCAATTAAAAGAAATCGGCAAGCCTTTTGTGATTTTACTCAATTGCCAAATGCCAGCGAGAGAAGAAACGGTTCAGCTTCGCAATGAATTGTTTGAACGTTATAATGTACCTGTTATTGCTATGTCTATTGATCAAATGAGAGAAACAGATATTCAATATATTTTACAAGAAGCTTTATTTGAATTTCCGATTCGTACAATTGAGGTAGAAAAGCCAGATTGGCTGGATGTATTAGATGCCACGCATCCGTTGAATGTTGCGTTGATTGATTCAATGGAGGAAGTACTTTCGTCTGTGATGAAAATTAGAGACGTACAACAGGCATCAGATGCTTTTAAAGCGATTGATTTTATTGATCAAAGTGAAGTAGTTCATGTTGATGCAGGTGTTGGAACGGCTGTGATTCGTGTATCCTTACAGGGTGAATTATACAAATCGGTGTGTAATGAATGGCTAGAAGAACCGATTGAAACCAAAAAAGATTGGCTGCTCTTTATTAAAGAGGCTGCGGAGGCAAAAGAAGCACAAAAACGCTTTAAGAGTGCAATCCATGATGCGGATACGACAGGCTACGGCGTGACATTACCAATGATGCAGGAATTTGAGCCGACAGCACCAGAGCTCATTAAGCAAAATAATTTCTTTGGCGTTCGAATGAAGGCAAAAGCACCATCTTACCATATTATTCGAGTAGATATGGAATCAGAATTCGCACCGTTGATCGGCTCAGAGTTCCACAGTCAGCAACTACTTAAAGACTTAAATCATGCTTATTTACATGATCGTGAGGCATTATGGAATACGCAACTATTTGGAACTCCGTTACATGAAGTATTAAAAGAGGGTATACGCTATAAAATGGATGCTGTACCACCTACTGCCAAAAAACGGATGCGACAAACAATTGAACGAATGGTTAACGAAGGTGATAGAGGTTTAGTAACATTTATTTTATAG
- the ndk gene encoding nucleoside-diphosphate kinase, whose product MAIEQTFLMVKPDGVERQVVGDIVDRFERRGFVMKGAKLMVIPKELAEKHYAEHAERPFFGELVDFITSGPVFAMVWEGENVIKLARTMMGATKPEESNPGTIRGDYATTVSHNIIHGSDSLASAEREIGLFFGEDLV is encoded by the coding sequence ATGGCAATTGAACAAACTTTTTTAATGGTTAAGCCTGACGGCGTTGAACGTCAAGTAGTTGGAGACATCGTTGATCGTTTCGAACGTCGCGGTTTTGTAATGAAAGGTGCTAAATTAATGGTAATTCCTAAAGAATTAGCAGAAAAGCACTATGCTGAGCATGCTGAGCGTCCATTCTTTGGTGAATTAGTTGATTTCATCACTTCTGGTCCTGTATTCGCTATGGTATGGGAAGGCGAGAACGTAATCAAGCTTGCTCGTACAATGATGGGTGCAACTAAACCTGAAGAATCAAACCCAGGTACAATCCGTGGAGACTATGCAACAACTGTTTCTCACAACATCATCCACGGTTCTGACTCTCTTGCTTCTGCTGAGCGTGAAATCGGCTTATTCTTCGGTGAAGATTTAGTTTAA
- a CDS encoding HU family DNA-binding protein — translation MNKTELVNSVAEAAGLSKKDASKAVEAVFDTIQDALAKGDKVQLIGFGNFEVRERAARKGRNPQTGKEIEIAASKVPAFKPGKALKDAVK, via the coding sequence GTGAATAAAACAGAATTAGTAAACTCTGTTGCTGAAGCTGCAGGTCTTTCTAAAAAAGACGCTTCTAAAGCAGTTGAAGCTGTATTTGATACAATTCAAGATGCTCTTGCAAAGGGTGACAAAGTACAATTAATTGGTTTTGGTAACTTTGAAGTACGTGAACGTGCGGCTCGTAAAGGTCGTAACCCACAAACTGGTAAAGAAATCGAAATCGCTGCTAGCAAGGTGCCTGCTTTCAAACCAGGTAAAGCGCTTAAAGACGCGGTAAAATAA
- a CDS encoding DUF2768 domain-containing protein, translated as MGPLAHMPALDVMWVSFYCIAFMIISVGLIYLARNKISNVFLRTIVNLCAYILFGLGTFLMVLVVATWPA; from the coding sequence ATGGGCCCGTTAGCTCATATGCCTGCACTAGATGTAATGTGGGTATCATTTTATTGCATCGCATTTATGATTATATCAGTCGGTTTAATTTATTTAGCTCGAAATAAAATTTCAAATGTATTTTTACGAACAATCGTAAATTTATGTGCATACATACTGTTTGGACTTGGCACATTTTTAATGGTACTAGTAGTTGCCACATGGCCAGCATAA
- a CDS encoding heptaprenyl diphosphate synthase component 1, with protein MNATYIQNSIAQLKTEIFMDVRHRTLQKYTGVPVIDENQLFYLLIPFLNGEEWQQEQQEAAITVGIVYAALAAHDHIKELDATSKEQQLTVLAGDFYSGRYYELLAMSGNVALIRSLSQGIVARCEHQIKVYEAEQRTKEQWYASMSTIESGLIAQFFALYSFSEYIPLIEKSLLILRLEREWTAYQRGQQMSLMGKALEESVRRNDATFNSVIQEKIVHLKTELLQLIEQASFLQSDIKQALHAHVEASIASTNG; from the coding sequence ATGAATGCAACATACATTCAAAATTCAATTGCACAGTTAAAAACAGAGATTTTCATGGATGTTCGTCATAGAACTTTGCAAAAATACACAGGGGTACCTGTGATAGATGAAAATCAATTGTTTTATTTGTTAATCCCGTTTTTGAATGGTGAGGAGTGGCAACAAGAACAACAAGAGGCTGCAATTACTGTTGGCATTGTATACGCGGCATTAGCGGCTCACGATCATATAAAAGAATTAGATGCAACATCAAAAGAACAGCAGCTTACCGTTTTAGCTGGAGATTTTTATAGTGGTCGTTATTATGAACTATTAGCAATGTCAGGGAATGTTGCTTTGATTCGTAGTTTGTCACAAGGCATTGTGGCACGCTGTGAACATCAGATTAAAGTATATGAAGCGGAACAACGAACAAAGGAGCAATGGTACGCGTCGATGAGTACGATTGAATCGGGGTTAATTGCTCAATTTTTCGCTCTTTATTCTTTTAGTGAATATATACCACTTATAGAAAAAAGTTTATTAATCTTGCGTTTAGAAAGAGAATGGACGGCTTATCAACGTGGGCAACAAATGTCTTTAATGGGTAAGGCACTAGAAGAAAGTGTCAGACGAAATGACGCAACCTTTAATAGCGTCATCCAGGAAAAAATTGTGCATTTAAAAACAGAGCTTTTACAGTTGATCGAACAGGCAAGTTTTTTACAAAGTGATATCAAACAAGCTTTACATGCACATGTAGAGGCATCTATTGCTTCTACTAACGGATAA
- a CDS encoding NAD(P)H-dependent glycerol-3-phosphate dehydrogenase: protein MEKVCVLGAGSWGTALAMVLAENGHDTLVWTHRAEQAEEINNLHTNKKYLPETVLPANLHATSDIAKAAMHAETIVVAVPTKAIREVCEKLTVELTRKVLFVHVSKGIEPDSLKRISEILAESLPAEYVEEIVVLSGPSHAEEVVLHHPTTVTAACANIDAAEKVQDLFMNQFFRVYTNEDVIGVEIGGALKNVIALAAGITDGLNYGDNAKAALITRGLAEISRLGVKMGGNPFTFSGLTGMGDLIVTCTSVHSRNWRAGNLLGQGMKLPEVLDQMGMVVEGVRTTKAAYQLAEKYGVAMPISTELYSVLFNDVEPKVAVDALMMRMKKREIDDMKH, encoded by the coding sequence ATGGAAAAAGTTTGTGTGTTAGGGGCAGGCTCATGGGGTACTGCACTTGCAATGGTACTAGCGGAAAATGGACATGATACGCTTGTATGGACACATAGAGCTGAACAGGCAGAGGAAATCAATAACCTGCATACGAATAAAAAATATTTACCTGAAACCGTTCTGCCAGCAAATTTACATGCGACAAGTGATATTGCAAAGGCGGCTATGCATGCAGAGACTATTGTTGTGGCTGTCCCAACAAAAGCTATTCGAGAAGTTTGCGAGAAATTGACGGTTGAATTAACTAGGAAAGTGTTGTTCGTCCATGTCTCTAAAGGGATTGAGCCGGATTCTTTAAAACGGATTTCTGAAATTTTAGCTGAGAGTTTGCCAGCTGAGTATGTGGAAGAGATTGTCGTTCTTTCAGGCCCAAGTCATGCGGAGGAAGTGGTATTACACCACCCTACAACGGTAACTGCTGCATGTGCCAATATAGATGCAGCAGAAAAGGTACAGGATTTATTTATGAATCAATTTTTCCGTGTCTACACAAATGAGGATGTCATTGGAGTAGAGATTGGAGGAGCATTGAAAAACGTTATCGCTTTAGCAGCTGGTATTACAGATGGCTTAAATTATGGAGATAATGCAAAGGCTGCACTCATTACACGAGGTCTTGCAGAGATTTCACGTTTAGGTGTAAAAATGGGTGGTAATCCATTTACGTTCTCGGGGCTAACTGGTATGGGCGACTTAATAGTAACTTGTACAAGTGTTCACTCTCGAAATTGGCGTGCAGGGAATCTGCTAGGGCAAGGGATGAAGCTACCGGAAGTTCTGGATCAAATGGGTATGGTTGTAGAGGGTGTACGTACCACAAAGGCAGCCTATCAATTAGCAGAAAAGTATGGTGTAGCCATGCCGATTTCCACAGAGCTTTATAGTGTGCTATTTAATGATGTTGAACCAAAAGTGGCGGTTGATGCATTAATGATGCGTATGAAAAAACGAGAAATAGATGATATGAAACATTAA
- the der gene encoding ribosome biogenesis GTPase Der has protein sequence MTKPVVAIVGRPNVGKSTIFNRIVGERVSIVEDIPGVTRDRIYSSAEWLTHDFNIIDTGGIEIGDEPFLEQIRQQAEIAIDEADVIIFMTNGREGVTAADEQVAKILYKTKKPVVLAVNKIDNPDMREMIYDFYALGFGEPWPISGSHGLGLGDLLDECAKHFPKEDEEQYGDDVIKFSLIGRPNVGKSSLVNAFLGQERVIVSNIAGTTRDAIDTPYEYEGQEYVIIDTAGMRKKGKIYETTEKYSVLRALRAIERSDVVLVVLNAEEGIQEQDKKIAGYAHEAGKAVVIVVNKWDAIEKDEKTMNVFTQQIREHFLFLDYAPIIFVSANTKQRVHQILPIIQRVSENHAMRIQSSILNEVIEDSVARNPAPTDKGRRLRIYYATQVAIKPPTFVVFVNEPELMHFSYERFLENRIRETFDFEGTPIRLITRARA, from the coding sequence ATGACGAAACCAGTAGTAGCCATCGTAGGTCGTCCGAACGTAGGTAAGTCGACGATTTTTAACCGTATCGTTGGAGAGCGTGTTTCTATTGTGGAGGATATCCCAGGCGTAACACGTGACCGTATTTATAGTTCGGCAGAGTGGTTAACACACGATTTTAATATTATTGATACAGGTGGCATTGAAATAGGGGACGAGCCGTTTTTAGAACAAATTCGTCAACAAGCTGAAATTGCCATTGATGAAGCGGATGTTATTATTTTCATGACAAATGGTCGTGAGGGAGTAACGGCAGCAGATGAGCAAGTTGCTAAAATTTTATACAAAACAAAAAAACCAGTCGTATTAGCGGTCAATAAAATTGATAACCCCGATATGCGTGAAATGATTTATGACTTTTATGCACTTGGCTTTGGGGAGCCTTGGCCAATTTCAGGGTCACACGGCTTAGGCTTAGGGGATTTATTGGACGAATGTGCGAAACATTTCCCGAAAGAGGATGAAGAGCAATATGGCGATGATGTGATTAAATTCTCTTTAATTGGTCGTCCGAATGTTGGGAAATCCTCTTTAGTCAATGCATTCTTAGGGCAAGAACGTGTTATTGTAAGTAATATTGCTGGGACAACACGTGATGCGATCGATACGCCTTATGAATATGAGGGTCAGGAATATGTCATTATTGATACAGCTGGTATGCGTAAAAAAGGGAAGATCTATGAAACAACTGAGAAATACTCTGTTTTACGTGCTCTACGCGCCATTGAACGCTCAGATGTTGTTTTAGTGGTACTGAATGCAGAAGAAGGCATTCAGGAGCAAGATAAGAAAATTGCTGGCTATGCGCACGAGGCTGGAAAAGCTGTTGTGATCGTCGTGAATAAATGGGATGCGATTGAAAAAGACGAGAAAACGATGAATGTCTTTACACAGCAAATTCGTGAGCATTTCCTATTCTTAGACTACGCACCTATTATTTTCGTATCAGCCAATACGAAACAGCGTGTACATCAAATTTTACCGATTATTCAACGTGTAAGTGAGAATCATGCGATGCGTATCCAGTCATCTATTTTAAACGAAGTAATTGAGGATTCAGTGGCGCGTAATCCTGCGCCAACTGATAAAGGTCGTCGTTTACGTATTTACTATGCTACTCAGGTTGCGATTAAGCCGCCAACATTTGTTGTATTTGTGAATGAACCAGAGCTTATGCACTTCTCATATGAACGGTTCTTAGAAAACCGAATTCGCGAAACATTTGATTTTGAAGGGACACCAATACGTTTAATTACACGTGCTCGTGCTTAA
- a CDS encoding helix-turn-helix domain-containing protein, with amino-acid sequence MIKVHLSRLLGEKRMKISELAEATGLHRNGLSRLYNEETDGIKFDTLEKICKALNCDISDLIEIVDNEKDDGQ; translated from the coding sequence ATGATTAAAGTACATTTATCTCGTTTATTAGGTGAGAAAAGAATGAAGATTTCTGAGTTGGCGGAAGCAACTGGATTACATAGAAATGGCCTTTCACGTTTGTATAACGAGGAAACTGACGGAATTAAGTTCGATACATTAGAGAAGATTTGCAAAGCTTTGAATTGTGATATTAGTGATCTAATCGAAATAGTAGACAACGAAAAAGACGACGGCCAATAA
- the mtrB gene encoding trp RNA-binding attenuation protein MtrB — MSQDYIVIQAEEDGVHVIGLTRGTDTKFHHSEKLDAGEVMIAQFTEHTSAMKIRGKAQIHTAHGVIHSEAKK, encoded by the coding sequence ATGTCACAAGATTATATTGTAATTCAAGCAGAAGAAGATGGTGTACATGTCATTGGATTAACACGTGGAACAGATACAAAATTCCATCATTCAGAAAAATTAGATGCCGGCGAAGTAATGATAGCTCAATTCACAGAACACACGTCTGCCATGAAAATTCGTGGTAAAGCACAAATTCATACAGCACATGGTGTGATCCATAGTGAAGCGAAAAAATAA
- the rpsA gene encoding 30S ribosomal protein S1 has translation MSEEMNYAEQTFNEGDIVKGIAAQVDEKAVSVSIPGAPFDGIVPISELSSLHIEKASDVISVGDELELMITKVEEENFVLSKRKVDALKAWDTLEQQFAAEEIFEAEVKDIVKGGLVVDLGVRGFVPASLVEDYFVDNFEGYKGKTLSFKIVELDKEKNRLILSHRAVVEAEKASQKKNVINQIKAGDVLDGKVQRLASFGAFIDLGGIDGLVHISQVSHEHVSDVSEVLAEGQDVTVKVLSVDPENERISLSIKETIPGPWSNIEERAAKGTILDGRVKRLTSFGAFVEVFPGVEGLVHISQIAHKHINTPHEALKEGQEVQVKVLDVNAEEGRLALSIKELLENPEAEEVIDYELPEENTGFSFGDVIGDQLKNFK, from the coding sequence ATGTCTGAAGAAATGAACTATGCAGAACAAACGTTTAACGAGGGTGATATCGTCAAAGGTATTGCAGCACAAGTTGATGAAAAGGCAGTATCTGTATCAATTCCAGGTGCACCGTTTGATGGTATTGTACCGATTAGTGAATTATCAAGCTTACACATTGAGAAAGCGTCTGATGTCATCTCTGTTGGGGATGAGTTAGAGTTGATGATTACAAAGGTAGAAGAAGAGAACTTTGTCCTATCAAAACGTAAAGTGGATGCTTTAAAAGCATGGGATACACTAGAGCAACAATTTGCCGCAGAGGAAATTTTCGAAGCGGAAGTAAAAGATATTGTTAAAGGTGGTCTTGTCGTAGATTTAGGTGTACGTGGCTTTGTACCAGCATCACTTGTAGAAGACTACTTTGTCGATAATTTTGAAGGCTATAAAGGAAAAACGTTAAGCTTTAAAATTGTTGAGCTTGATAAAGAAAAAAATCGCCTAATCTTATCTCATCGTGCAGTAGTTGAAGCAGAAAAAGCTTCACAGAAGAAAAATGTCATTAATCAAATTAAAGCTGGCGATGTATTAGACGGTAAAGTACAGCGATTGGCTTCATTTGGTGCATTCATCGACCTTGGTGGTATTGATGGGCTTGTTCATATTTCGCAAGTATCACATGAGCATGTGAGCGATGTGAGTGAGGTTTTAGCTGAAGGACAAGATGTAACAGTGAAAGTTCTTTCGGTGGACCCAGAAAATGAACGCATTTCATTATCCATCAAAGAAACAATTCCGGGACCTTGGTCAAATATCGAAGAACGCGCAGCTAAAGGCACGATTTTAGATGGCCGAGTAAAACGTCTAACTTCATTTGGTGCATTTGTAGAAGTATTCCCTGGTGTTGAAGGCTTAGTGCATATCTCTCAAATCGCCCATAAGCATATCAACACGCCACATGAAGCGTTAAAAGAGGGACAAGAAGTACAAGTAAAAGTACTTGATGTCAATGCAGAAGAAGGACGCTTAGCGCTGAGCATTAAAGAATTACTAGAAAATCCAGAAGCAGAAGAAGTGATTGACTACGAATTACCAGAAGAAAACACAGGCTTCTCATTTGGTGATGTAATTGGCGATCAATTAAAAAACTTTAAATAA
- the folE gene encoding GTP cyclohydrolase I FolE — protein sequence MSNIDLLKIEEAVKMILEAVGEDVNREGLLDTPKRVAKMYAEMFSGLHEDAKDYFKTVFHEDHEELVLVKDIPFYSMCEHHLVPFYGKAHVAYIPNDGVVAGLSKLGRAVETIARRPQLQERITSSVAETIMEMLAPKGVYVVIEAEHMCMTMRGLKKPGSKTVTSVARGIYEEDEVKRREVLSFIQMS from the coding sequence ATGTCGAATATTGATTTATTAAAAATAGAAGAAGCAGTAAAAATGATTTTAGAAGCGGTAGGTGAAGACGTAAATCGCGAAGGTTTATTGGATACACCGAAACGTGTAGCTAAAATGTATGCCGAAATGTTTAGCGGCTTGCATGAGGATGCTAAAGATTACTTTAAAACGGTATTTCATGAGGATCATGAAGAATTAGTCCTTGTAAAAGATATTCCTTTTTATTCAATGTGTGAGCATCATCTAGTGCCTTTCTATGGCAAGGCACATGTTGCATACATACCAAATGACGGAGTTGTTGCTGGGCTTAGTAAATTAGGACGTGCCGTTGAAACCATTGCTCGACGTCCACAATTACAAGAGCGTATTACGTCTTCTGTAGCCGAGACGATTATGGAGATGCTTGCACCAAAAGGAGTCTATGTTGTCATTGAGGCTGAGCATATGTGTATGACGATGCGAGGACTAAAAAAACCAGGTTCTAAAACGGTAACTTCGGTTGCTCGGGGTATTTATGAGGAAGATGAAGTAAAACGAAGAGAAGTGCTATCATTTATCCAAATGTCTTAA
- a CDS encoding demethylmenaquinone methyltransferase codes for MAKTKEEHVHEVFESISENYDKMNGVISFQMHVGWRNDTMKHMAVKPGTKALDVCCGTADWTIALAEAVGESGEVKGLDFSQNMLKVGEQKVKPYPQIELIHGNAMELPFPDNSFDYVTIGFGLRNVPDYLQVLKEMHRVVKPGGMVVCLETSQSEIPGYRQLFRFYFKYIMPIFGKIFAKSYKEYSWLQESANDFPGMKKLAALFEQAGLEKVTYKAYSGGAAAMHMGFKKVR; via the coding sequence ATGGCTAAAACGAAAGAAGAACACGTTCACGAAGTATTTGAGAGTATTTCGGAAAACTACGACAAAATGAATGGTGTGATTAGTTTCCAGATGCATGTTGGCTGGCGTAACGATACGATGAAGCACATGGCTGTTAAACCTGGAACAAAAGCACTCGATGTATGCTGTGGCACAGCAGATTGGACGATCGCATTGGCAGAGGCAGTTGGTGAAAGTGGAGAAGTAAAAGGACTCGACTTTAGTCAAAACATGCTGAAAGTTGGCGAACAAAAAGTAAAGCCGTACCCACAAATTGAACTAATTCATGGAAATGCAATGGAATTACCTTTTCCAGATAATTCATTTGATTATGTGACGATTGGCTTTGGTCTTCGCAATGTACCTGATTATTTACAAGTCTTAAAGGAAATGCATCGTGTTGTAAAACCGGGTGGTATGGTTGTGTGTTTAGAAACATCTCAATCAGAAATTCCTGGTTACCGTCAACTGTTCCGTTTTTATTTTAAATATATAATGCCGATATTTGGTAAAATATTTGCGAAAAGCTATAAGGAATATTCTTGGCTTCAGGAATCTGCGAATGATTTCCCAGGTATGAAGAAGTTAGCGGCATTGTTTGAGCAGGCAGGATTAGAAAAAGTAACGTACAAAGCATACAGTGGCGGGGCTGCGGCAATGCATATGGGCTTTAAAAAGGTACGTTAA
- a CDS encoding tyrosine-type recombinase/integrase, translated as MAGLASVFWKSIKIKVDTPLKEAATEKELSLLISLLDKSTFSGFRDSIAILLLYKTGIRIKSLGLLREKNIDFESKTLILPGEIMKSHRTLMLPLDDDICALLKEVISVNNDIRKEHRQKNDYIFVSNVGIPISNSVSSSNLISKNLWMYSKRWGLKNVNPHSIRRLYGQNLLKRGADVNLISHAYVTVI; from the coding sequence ATGGCTGGTTTAGCGTCGGTTTTTTGGAAAAGCATTAAAATAAAGGTCGACACGCCCCTTAAAGAGGCTGCTACGGAAAAAGAATTATCATTACTTATTTCTTTGTTAGATAAGTCTACTTTCAGTGGGTTCCGAGATTCTATTGCTATCTTATTGCTTTATAAAACTGGGATCAGAATTAAAAGTTTAGGTTTATTGCGTGAGAAGAATATTGACTTTGAAAGTAAGACGCTCATTTTACCTGGTGAGATTATGAAAAGTCATCGCACTTTAATGCTACCTCTCGATGATGATATATGTGCTTTATTGAAGGAAGTAATAAGTGTAAACAATGACATTAGGAAAGAACATCGTCAGAAAAACGATTATATATTTGTATCAAATGTCGGAATCCCTATTTCTAATTCTGTTTCATCATCTAATTTAATTTCCAAAAATTTGTGGATGTACAGTAAGCGTTGGGGACTTAAAAATGTCAACCCGCATTCAATAAGGCGCCTTTACGGCCAGAACCTTTTAAAACGAGGTGCAGATGTAAATTTAATTTCACACGCCTATGTCACAGTGATTTGA